In Cellvibrio polysaccharolyticus, a genomic segment contains:
- the murI gene encoding glutamate racemase yields MIAQPFSHPRILVFDSGVGGLSILQAITNRVPGCERFYLSDNAAFPYGTKTEAELIARVTEVMDYAIARIQPDLLVIACNTASTLALPVIRSRFSLPVVGVVPAIKPAAQFSRSRVIGLLATPATVVRPYTRQLIADYAADSTVISVGSSELVWLAEQKLRGETVSDEAIRAVLEPFYQHPAMAQMDTLVLACTHFPLLAEEISRQLGASVTLIDSGDAIARRVQSLLPQLSPDASTALPEHQAFFTKSTAEVEQLRPALARFGLPQTAILDIPLAVC; encoded by the coding sequence ATGATAGCTCAACCCTTTTCCCATCCCCGTATTCTGGTGTTTGATTCCGGTGTCGGCGGCCTCAGTATTTTGCAGGCCATCACCAACCGGGTGCCGGGCTGCGAGCGTTTTTACCTGTCAGACAACGCCGCCTTCCCTTACGGCACCAAAACCGAAGCGGAGCTGATTGCCCGTGTCACCGAGGTGATGGATTACGCCATCGCCCGCATTCAGCCGGATTTGCTGGTCATCGCTTGCAATACGGCCAGCACCCTGGCATTACCGGTGATTCGCAGCCGCTTTTCCTTGCCGGTGGTCGGGGTAGTGCCTGCCATCAAACCGGCGGCACAGTTTTCCCGCTCGCGGGTGATTGGCCTGCTCGCCACACCCGCTACCGTAGTTCGCCCTTATACCCGTCAACTAATTGCTGATTACGCCGCCGATAGCACCGTTATTTCAGTCGGCAGCAGCGAACTGGTATGGCTGGCCGAACAAAAGCTACGCGGCGAAACGGTGAGTGACGAGGCTATCCGCGCGGTGCTCGAGCCGTTTTACCAGCACCCGGCCATGGCACAAATGGACACACTGGTGCTGGCCTGCACCCATTTTCCCTTGCTGGCGGAAGAAATCTCCCGGCAGCTGGGCGCCAGCGTCACGCTGATTGACTCCGGCGATGCCATCGCCAGACGGGTGCAAAGTTTACTGCCCCAACTGTCACCCGATGCCAGCACCGCACTACCCGAACATCAGGCCTTTTTCACCAAAAGCACCGCAGAAGTGGAACAATTGCGCCCCGCCCTCGCCCGTTTTGGCTTGCCGCAGACCGCTATTCTGGATATTCCTCTGGCGGTGTGCTGA